A window of the Brassica napus cultivar Da-Ae chromosome C5, Da-Ae, whole genome shotgun sequence genome harbors these coding sequences:
- the BNAC05G30800D gene encoding protein MANNAN SYNTHESIS-RELATED 1, with the protein MNSDNNTLNGSFWQSFNYQVIKRGTEISYLRKIPCLYLPPPQHNTCFSREKEEMGVDLRQVVAGILTITMFVMLGQMLHRDYFDSLQEKAQGDAHDIEFEGSRVSVKDSLVGALEGSKGPWMDDNNDLNPCWPTLLSDEAVSSKGYVTFSLTNGPEYHISQITDAVMVAKHLGATLVLPDIRGSKPGDERNFEDIYDADKLIKSLEKVIKVVKQLPEEVSLRDMAIIKVPTRVTEDYIKENIDPIFKSKGNIRVATYFPSVNLRKSSQDGETDPVACLAMFGSLELQPELNAVVESMVERLRTHSRKLGGRFIAVDLRIDLLEKKHCHSTGVVGSKTCYNAQEIALFLRKLGFAGDTTIYLTQPRWDSSLDILKDIFPKTFTKEAIFPASKKSKYLESESSEYENVIDFYISSRSDVFVPAISGLFYANIVGKRIALGKPQVLVPAEISETSGLATDFISPYISKKNHLAYSCFC; encoded by the exons GAAGATACCTTGTCTCTACCTGCCCCCACCACAACACAACACCTGTTTTT caagagagaaagaagaaatggGTGTGGATTTGAGGCAAGTTGTTGCTGGTATCCTCACCATTACCATGTTCGTGATGCTCGGACAGATGCTTCatagagattactttgattctCTTCAG GAGAAAGCTCAGGGAGATGCACACGATATTGAATTTGAAGGATCTAGAGTATCTGTGAAAGATAGTCTTGTCGGAGCCTTAGAAGGCAGTAAAGGGCCTTGGATGGATGATAACAATGACCTTAATCCTTGTTGGCCAACATTACTATCCG ATGAAGCGGTATCATCAAAAGGGTATGTTACATTCTCACTAACGAATGGTCCTGAGTACCATATCTCTCAG ATCACTGATGCTGTAATGGTGGCAAAGCATCTTGGAGCAACATTAGTGCTTCCTGATATAAGAGGAAGCAAACCTGGTGATGAAAG GAACTTTGAAGATATTTATGATGCCGATAAACTAATCAAAAGCTTGGAAAAAGTCATCAAAGTTGTCAAACAATTGCCTGAAGAAGTATCTCTAAGGGATATGGCCATTATAAAAGTCCCTACCAGAGTTACAGAGGACTACATTAAGGAGAACATTGATCCAATCTTCAAATCAAAAGGAAACATCCGAGTTGCTACGTATTTCCCTTCTGTAAACTTGAGAAAATCCTCACAAGACGGCGAAACTGATCCTGTGGCTTGTTTGGCAATGTTTGGTTCCTTGGAGTTGCAACCTGAACTGAATGCAGTAGTTGAATCAATGGTTGAGAGGTTAAGAACACATAGCAGGAAATTAGGTGGCCGTTTTATAGCAGTAGACCTTAGAATTGACTTACTCGAGAAGAAACATTGCCATTCAACTGGCGTAGTAGGGTCCAAGACATGTTACAACGCGCAAGAGATTGCTTTATTCTTGAGGAAGCTTGGATTTGCTGGTGACACAACTATCTATCTCACTCAGCCAAGGTGGGACAGTAGCCTCGATATCCTTAAGGATATCTTCCCAAAAACGTTCACAAAG GAGGCAATATTTCCAGCAAGTAAGAAATCAAAGTACCTTGAATCAGAGAGTTCAGAGTATGAAAATGTTATTGACTTCTACATAAGCTCGAGAAGCGATGTGTTTGTTCCAGCCATATCTGGTTTGTTTTATGCAAACATAGTTGGGAAGAGGATAGCTTTAGGTAAGCCACAAGTGCTAGTTCCAGCAGAAATCTCAGAGACATCTGGCCTTGCTACAGATTTCATCTCTCCTTACATCTCAAAGAAGAACCACTTGGCTTATTCATGCTTTTGCTGA